A window of the Proteus terrae subsp. cibarius genome harbors these coding sequences:
- the metF gene encoding methylenetetrahydrofolate reductase, translating to MSFYHASQHEALNQNLAELDGQIQVSFEFFPPRTEEMENTLWQSLARLNTLKPSFVSVTYGANSGERDRTHSIIKGIKERTGLEAAPHLTCVDASREELQHIAQDYWQSGIRHIVALRGDLPDNTQKPDMYATDLVHLLKGVGDFDISVAAYPEVHPEAKSAQADLINLKRKVDAGANRAITQFFFDVESYLRFRDRCVSTGIDVEIVPGILPVTNFKQLKRFAGLTNVKIPGWMHKMFDGLDNDPETRSLVGASIAIDMVKILSREGVKDFHFYTLNRSELTYAICHTLGVRPELVKA from the coding sequence ATGAGCTTTTATCACGCAAGCCAACATGAAGCATTAAATCAAAATCTTGCCGAACTTGATGGCCAGATCCAAGTTTCCTTTGAGTTTTTCCCGCCTCGTACCGAAGAGATGGAAAATACTCTTTGGCAATCTCTTGCGCGCTTAAATACCTTAAAACCGAGTTTTGTTTCTGTGACTTATGGTGCAAACTCAGGCGAGCGAGATAGAACGCACTCGATTATTAAAGGAATTAAAGAGCGCACAGGATTAGAAGCCGCACCGCATTTAACTTGCGTTGATGCTAGCCGTGAAGAGCTACAACATATCGCGCAAGATTATTGGCAAAGCGGCATCCGCCATATTGTTGCCTTACGAGGCGATTTGCCAGATAACACTCAAAAACCCGATATGTACGCTACAGATTTAGTTCACTTACTCAAAGGTGTAGGTGATTTTGATATCTCTGTTGCGGCTTATCCTGAAGTGCATCCTGAAGCCAAAAGTGCACAAGCCGATTTAATTAACTTAAAAAGAAAAGTAGATGCGGGAGCAAATCGCGCGATCACGCAATTTTTCTTTGATGTCGAAAGCTATTTACGTTTTCGTGATCGCTGTGTTTCAACGGGTATTGATGTTGAGATTGTGCCGGGAATTTTACCGGTCACGAATTTTAAACAACTAAAACGCTTTGCAGGTTTAACCAATGTAAAAATTCCGGGTTGGATGCATAAAATGTTTGATGGGTTAGATAACGATCCTGAAACCCGTAGTCTGGTAGGTGCTTCAATTGCTATTGATATGGTGAAGATTTTAAGCCGTGAAGGAGTCAAAGACTTCCATTTTTATACACTTAATCGTTCAGAATTAACCTATGCTATTTGCCATACGTTAGGTGTTCGTCCTGAACTTGTGAAAGCCTGA
- a CDS encoding DUF4291 domain-containing protein, whose product MNDDVDRCPECEVRAYYTNDFVRVYQAYSNTIAQSAVANGTFVSPPFSMTRMTWVKPSFLWMMYRSGWGRKDANQASILAVDITHEGFQEMLTQGVVSHFDPDRYTTAEAWKEASETSNIRIQWDPERDIYLNRLSYRTIQIGLRDQAVEKYCKEWIVNITDITDKVRKIDACIANGDLDTAYSLLPVEKPYHFGE is encoded by the coding sequence ATGAACGATGATGTTGACCGATGTCCTGAGTGTGAAGTAAGGGCATATTATACGAATGATTTTGTTCGTGTTTATCAAGCCTATTCAAATACTATTGCTCAGAGCGCAGTCGCAAACGGAACATTTGTTTCGCCCCCTTTTAGTATGACCCGTATGACTTGGGTAAAACCTTCCTTTCTTTGGATGATGTACCGTTCTGGTTGGGGACGTAAAGACGCTAATCAAGCTTCTATTCTTGCGGTTGATATTACGCATGAAGGCTTTCAAGAGATGCTGACACAAGGTGTTGTGAGTCATTTTGATCCAGACCGCTATACTACTGCTGAAGCTTGGAAAGAAGCGTCAGAAACCAGTAATATCCGCATTCAGTGGGATCCTGAACGTGATATTTATTTGAATCGACTCAGTTATCGTACCATCCAAATTGGTTTGCGAGATCAAGCAGTTGAAAAATATTGCAAAGAGTGGATTGTGAATATTACGGATATTACCGATAAGGTACGTAAAATTGATGCTTGTATTGCTAATGGTGATCTCGACACCGCATACAGCCTATTACCGGTAGAAAAACCGTATCACTTTGGTGAGTAA